The following are encoded in a window of Solibacillus sp. FSL R7-0668 genomic DNA:
- a CDS encoding bifunctional folylpolyglutamate synthase/dihydrofolate synthase codes for MIPLLDVYKERWQVASDPVIQPGLASIEQALEILGNPEKELKVVHFAGTNGKGSTLTFVEAMAREYSLSVGKFMSPCVVDIHDQIQINGVAINAQQLDAIFQQLQEYGLSGKLTDFELLTVVALLFFKQQQVDLVLLEAGMGGREDSTNVVTPIVSVITSIALEHTNFLGTTLASIASHKAGIIKPGRPVVLGEVPQEVQCIFEQEAHSKHTSIAQYGREFSVTPTKLYESYTHTSIGLSIDQLSRQFLGTHQGKNMALAITAFLQVLQAFDLPVNKEKIKQAVSKAKLAGRFEQVLPDVYFDGAHNPASIEMLVQTIQQQFPAQQIEFVVGLLADKDVDKILSMLEQVSDIFYFVDIENPRAMPAQQLLQKSNASKKSVVKDVDALLHTPINSKKIRIVTGSLYLLSEIRQKITRL; via the coding sequence ATGATACCGTTATTAGATGTCTATAAAGAACGTTGGCAAGTAGCGAGTGATCCGGTGATTCAACCAGGTTTAGCTTCGATTGAACAGGCGCTTGAAATACTTGGAAACCCTGAAAAAGAGCTAAAGGTTGTGCATTTTGCCGGTACGAATGGCAAGGGGTCTACCTTAACCTTTGTGGAGGCAATGGCCCGTGAATATAGCCTATCTGTTGGGAAGTTTATGTCACCATGCGTTGTCGATATCCATGATCAAATTCAAATCAATGGTGTGGCAATTAATGCCCAGCAGCTAGATGCGATTTTTCAACAATTACAGGAATATGGCTTAAGTGGGAAGTTAACTGATTTTGAACTGTTAACCGTCGTCGCGTTGCTTTTTTTCAAGCAGCAGCAGGTGGATTTAGTGCTGCTTGAAGCCGGTATGGGGGGGCGTGAAGATAGTACGAATGTGGTGACGCCGATTGTCTCAGTTATTACAAGCATTGCGCTAGAGCATACAAATTTTTTAGGCACGACACTCGCTAGTATCGCCTCACATAAAGCGGGTATTATCAAGCCAGGTCGACCTGTTGTACTTGGCGAGGTGCCACAGGAGGTTCAATGTATTTTCGAACAGGAAGCGCATAGCAAGCATACGTCCATAGCGCAATACGGGCGTGAATTTAGTGTGACACCAACTAAACTGTACGAAAGTTATACACATACTTCAATAGGGCTGTCCATTGACCAGTTATCTCGTCAATTTTTAGGAACACATCAAGGAAAAAATATGGCGCTGGCAATTACTGCATTTTTACAAGTGCTTCAAGCATTTGATTTGCCAGTAAACAAAGAAAAAATCAAGCAAGCCGTTAGCAAAGCAAAACTAGCGGGGCGTTTTGAACAAGTATTACCCGATGTTTATTTTGATGGGGCACATAACCCAGCGAGTATCGAAATGCTCGTACAAACGATTCAGCAGCAATTTCCAGCACAACAGATCGAATTTGTCGTTGGTTTATTAGCGGATAAGGATGTAGACAAAATTTTAAGCATGCTGGAACAAGTGAGTGACATCTTCTATTTTGTGGATATAGAGAATCCACGTGCAATGCCAGCCCAGCAATTACTTCAAAAAAGTAATGCCAGTAAAAAATCCGTTGTAAAAGATGTAGATGCTTTGCTACATACTCCAATAAATAGTAAAAAAATACGAATTGTGACAGGTTCACTCTATTTATTGAGCGAGATACGACAGAAAATTACCCGCTTATGA
- a CDS encoding bifunctional folylpolyglutamate synthase/dihydrofolate synthase: MFQTMEQCTDFIFRLKASQYKGEPLQSAGIILNALGNPQKKTKFIHFAGSNGKGSTLNATREILMAHGLTVGAFISPHLERANERVTINKQQISDADFLRIANLLARVIADKLGGKFPSFFEFVTLLALVYFSEKNLDVALLETGIGGRLDSTNVIIPEVSVITTISLEHTEMLGDTHARIAAEKAGIVKAGKPVVVGVKNEEALAVIKETAQQLQAPIYTLNEQFFAKPHQGLFDYLGEMELRNVELAMFGEHQIANAALAITATKLFLQELDEVKIREALKKAKWEGRFEWVRPNIVLDGAHNSEGTTALIETLQQVVPNKQYVFVYAALQDKDHALSIQLMDQIASEMHFTQIDLPRAATAAQLFAQSHHQQKFANENWIALLEQKMEQITADEVLVITGSLYFIAEVRSYFVSKGWV; the protein is encoded by the coding sequence ATGTTTCAAACGATGGAACAATGCACAGATTTTATTTTTCGCTTAAAGGCAAGTCAGTATAAAGGGGAGCCACTGCAATCGGCAGGCATCATTTTAAATGCACTTGGTAATCCACAGAAGAAAACAAAATTCATTCATTTTGCTGGCTCTAATGGAAAGGGCTCCACATTAAATGCTACGCGTGAAATTTTAATGGCTCATGGCTTAACGGTAGGTGCTTTTATTTCGCCTCATTTAGAGCGTGCCAATGAGCGCGTAACAATCAACAAGCAGCAAATTTCGGACGCTGATTTTTTACGTATTGCCAATCTTTTAGCTAGGGTGATTGCAGACAAGCTTGGTGGCAAATTTCCAAGCTTTTTTGAGTTTGTGACATTGCTGGCACTTGTTTATTTTTCCGAGAAAAATTTAGATGTGGCACTTCTTGAAACAGGGATTGGGGGGCGTTTAGATTCAACAAACGTTATTATTCCTGAGGTGTCAGTCATTACAACGATTTCCTTAGAGCATACCGAAATGCTAGGCGACACGCATGCACGGATTGCAGCTGAAAAAGCCGGAATTGTGAAAGCTGGGAAACCGGTCGTAGTCGGTGTGAAAAATGAGGAAGCATTAGCGGTTATTAAAGAAACGGCACAGCAATTACAGGCACCGATATATACATTAAACGAGCAATTTTTTGCAAAGCCTCATCAAGGGCTGTTCGATTATTTAGGTGAGATGGAGCTAAGAAATGTGGAGCTAGCGATGTTTGGTGAGCATCAAATTGCCAATGCGGCACTTGCGATTACGGCAACGAAGCTATTTTTGCAAGAATTAGATGAAGTGAAAATACGTGAAGCATTGAAAAAAGCAAAATGGGAAGGTCGCTTTGAATGGGTGCGCCCTAATATTGTATTAGATGGAGCGCATAATTCGGAAGGAACAACCGCACTTATTGAGACATTGCAACAAGTGGTTCCGAATAAACAATACGTCTTTGTTTATGCGGCATTACAGGACAAAGATCATGCGCTCAGCATTCAATTAATGGATCAAATTGCTTCAGAAATGCATTTCACACAAATTGACTTACCACGTGCAGCTACAGCGGCGCAATTATTTGCACAAAGTCATCATCAACAAAAGTTTGCCAATGAAAATTGGATTGCACTACTTGAGCAAAAAATGGAACAGATAACGGCGGATGAGGTGCTGGTCATTACAGGCTCACTTTATTTCATTGCCGAAGTGCGAAGCTATTTTGTAAGCAAAGGATGGGTATAA